Proteins from a single region of Chryseomicrobium sp. FSL W7-1435:
- a CDS encoding ABC transporter ATP-binding protein — protein MTTSKRLYLYALKYKKTILSGLGLLTIAVSVDLIGPFIAKYIIDTQITADQIDFVVIAQLLAVFFGLQIIAAVFRYFMYIQLQVGANRIVQHLRNDVFQHIQRVPVHYFDNLPAGKIVARVTNDTEAIRNLYVQVLSQFATSIISITGVYIALFILDVRLAAMALVVVPLVYIWMILYRKYASNYNHIVRTKLADMNAMINESIQGMSIIQAFRREKQMAAEFAEMNESHFHYQSKLLKLDSATSFNLVFVLRNMMFLGFILYFGSASVGAEAAVTAGTLYAFVDYITRLFNPLTGIVNQFSQLERSLVAGTRVFELLDEKGEMVSEDRIPRYQGNVTVENVWFAYKEEEYVLKNLNFSASKGETVALVGHTGSGKSSIMNLLFRFYDPSKGTISIDGVDMTKLSRQAVREHMGIVLQDPYLFTGTIASNISLNDPRITREQVEHSIAAVGGERVLKNLALGLDTPVVEKGSTLSSGQRQLISFARALAFNPAILILDEATSNIDTETEELIQHAMDVLKKGRTTFIIAHRLSTIKNADRILVLDKGEIVENGNHDELIALGGQYEKMYRLQAGSAQLA, from the coding sequence ATGACAACCTCAAAGCGACTGTATCTCTATGCATTAAAGTATAAGAAAACAATTTTAAGTGGATTGGGTTTGTTAACCATTGCCGTATCGGTCGATTTGATAGGACCGTTCATTGCTAAATATATAATTGATACTCAAATTACAGCTGATCAAATTGACTTTGTTGTTATAGCACAACTACTGGCCGTGTTTTTTGGGTTACAAATTATAGCCGCAGTATTTCGCTATTTTATGTACATTCAGTTGCAAGTGGGGGCAAATCGAATTGTTCAGCATCTAAGAAATGACGTATTCCAACATATTCAACGTGTACCTGTTCATTATTTCGATAATTTGCCAGCAGGTAAAATTGTTGCTCGTGTTACAAATGATACTGAGGCGATTCGAAACCTTTATGTTCAAGTGTTATCACAGTTTGCAACAAGCATCATCTCGATTACAGGTGTCTATATTGCATTATTTATATTAGATGTTCGACTGGCTGCGATGGCCCTAGTCGTTGTACCACTTGTTTATATTTGGATGATTCTTTACAGAAAATATGCATCGAACTATAACCACATTGTCCGTACAAAACTTGCTGATATGAACGCTATGATCAATGAATCAATTCAAGGAATGTCAATCATTCAAGCATTTCGTCGGGAAAAGCAAATGGCTGCTGAATTTGCTGAAATGAATGAAAGTCATTTCCACTACCAAAGCAAGCTATTGAAGCTAGACTCGGCTACATCGTTTAACTTAGTATTTGTTTTGAGAAATATGATGTTTCTTGGGTTCATTTTATACTTTGGCTCAGCTTCAGTCGGTGCAGAAGCAGCTGTAACAGCAGGAACTTTGTATGCCTTTGTTGATTACATTACACGTCTATTCAATCCACTGACAGGTATTGTGAATCAGTTCTCACAGTTAGAACGATCATTAGTTGCTGGAACACGTGTATTTGAGCTTCTTGATGAAAAAGGTGAAATGGTTTCTGAGGATAGAATTCCTCGTTACCAAGGAAATGTAACTGTAGAAAATGTTTGGTTTGCCTATAAAGAAGAGGAATACGTGCTGAAAAACTTAAACTTTTCAGCCAGTAAAGGGGAGACAGTAGCTCTAGTTGGTCATACGGGTTCAGGAAAAAGTTCCATCATGAATTTATTGTTCCGCTTCTATGATCCTTCAAAAGGGACTATCTCGATTGATGGCGTTGACATGACGAAATTGTCACGTCAAGCAGTTCGGGAACATATGGGAATTGTCTTGCAAGATCCTTATTTGTTTACAGGTACAATTGCATCGAATATTAGCTTGAATGACCCACGCATCACTAGAGAACAAGTGGAACATTCCATTGCAGCAGTGGGTGGGGAGCGTGTGTTAAAGAATTTGGCATTAGGACTAGATACACCTGTTGTTGAAAAAGGGAGCACATTGTCTTCTGGTCAACGCCAATTAATTTCCTTTGCACGGGCGCTGGCATTTAATCCAGCTATTTTAATCCTAGATGAAGCAACATCTAATATAGACACAGAAACTGAAGAATTGATTCAGCATGCTATGGACGTATTGAAAAAAGGTCGCACCACATTTATTATTGCCCATCGACTCTCTACAATTAAAAATGCAGACCGCATTCTAGTTTTAGATAAAGGGGAAATCGTTGAAAATGGCAATCATGATGAATTGATTGCTCTTGGAGGACAATATGAAAAAATGTATCGTCTACAGGCCGGTTCTGCACAATTAGCGTGA
- a CDS encoding ABC transporter ATP-binding protein gives MFSVLGKLSWFFKEHWVRYTVAITLLIIGSVIEVIPPWIIGEAIDAITTGTLSESSLRTYVIVFAAIILGGYIINFIWQYQLFGGSVKIERILRTRLMNKFLNMTPGFYENNRTGDLMARSTNDLNAVATTAGFGIMTLIDSTLYMLAIILAMGFLISWKLTFFALLPIPILALIMQYLGKIIHEKYMEAQDAFGDLNDQVLESIAGVRVIRAYVQERQDEQNFADMSAQVYEKNMVVERIDALFGPITKVGTGISYVVALGYGAHLVSIGEMTVGNLVTFNVYLGLAIWPMFAIGELINVMQRGNASLDRVQETLSTQQDVVDPLRPAKAQPEPTVGFRQVEFTYPTSEVINLHNVQVKVDAGQTLGIVGKTGAGKTTFVKQLLKEYPMGKGAVEIGGVAIADQSREDLLQKIGYVPQDHVLFSRTIRENILFGKEDATEEQLRQSIRLAYFEKDLENLPKGLETLVGEKGVSLSGGQKQRVSIARALIKNPDILLLDDSLSAVDAKTESKIIENIQQNRTGKTTIITTHRLSAIQHADLIIVLDDGIVVEQGTHQELLSSGGWYREQFDRQQLEEV, from the coding sequence TTGTTTAGTGTATTAGGAAAGTTAAGTTGGTTTTTTAAAGAACATTGGGTGCGTTACACCGTAGCGATTACCTTATTGATTATCGGAAGTGTCATCGAGGTCATTCCTCCATGGATCATCGGAGAAGCGATTGATGCCATTACAACAGGCACTCTTTCTGAGAGCTCATTGCGCACGTATGTGATTGTTTTTGCAGCCATTATACTAGGTGGATATATTATCAATTTTATTTGGCAATATCAGTTGTTCGGTGGATCGGTAAAAATCGAACGTATTCTACGCACACGTTTAATGAACAAGTTTTTAAACATGACACCAGGATTTTATGAAAATAATCGTACAGGCGATTTAATGGCACGCTCAACAAATGATTTAAACGCTGTAGCAACTACAGCAGGTTTTGGAATAATGACGTTAATTGATTCAACGCTTTATATGTTGGCGATTATTTTAGCGATGGGATTCTTAATTTCTTGGAAGTTGACATTTTTTGCGTTATTACCGATTCCGATACTAGCACTTATTATGCAATACCTTGGTAAAATCATTCATGAAAAATACATGGAAGCGCAAGATGCTTTTGGTGATTTGAACGACCAGGTCTTAGAATCAATTGCCGGTGTACGTGTTATTCGAGCTTATGTACAAGAGAGACAGGATGAACAAAACTTTGCGGACATGAGTGCGCAAGTTTATGAAAAAAATATGGTTGTCGAGCGAATCGATGCCTTATTCGGTCCCATTACAAAAGTAGGGACTGGAATCAGTTATGTAGTAGCACTTGGGTACGGAGCACATTTGGTATCGATTGGTGAAATGACAGTAGGGAACTTAGTGACCTTTAATGTTTACTTAGGCCTGGCGATTTGGCCCATGTTTGCTATTGGAGAGTTGATCAATGTGATGCAACGAGGAAACGCATCACTTGACCGTGTACAAGAAACGCTCAGTACACAGCAGGATGTAGTGGATCCTTTGCGACCTGCAAAAGCTCAGCCAGAGCCAACTGTAGGTTTCCGCCAAGTGGAATTTACTTATCCGACTTCAGAAGTCATCAATCTGCACAATGTCCAGGTCAAGGTAGATGCCGGTCAAACACTCGGGATAGTCGGGAAGACAGGTGCAGGGAAAACGACATTCGTAAAACAACTGCTTAAAGAATACCCAATGGGTAAAGGTGCGGTTGAAATCGGAGGCGTTGCGATTGCTGATCAGTCCCGGGAAGACTTACTTCAAAAGATTGGCTACGTTCCACAAGATCATGTATTGTTCTCACGTACAATTCGTGAAAATATATTATTTGGTAAAGAAGATGCAACGGAAGAACAATTACGTCAATCCATCCGACTTGCCTATTTTGAAAAAGATTTAGAGAACTTACCTAAAGGTCTTGAAACGTTGGTAGGAGAAAAAGGTGTTTCTTTATCAGGTGGTCAGAAGCAACGTGTCTCCATTGCACGGGCCTTGATTAAAAATCCTGACATCTTACTGTTAGATGATTCTTTATCAGCAGTGGATGCCAAAACCGAATCAAAAATAATTGAAAACATTCAACAAAATCGAACGGGAAAAACAACTATCATCACGACGCATCGTTTATCAGCTATCCAACATGCTGATCTAATCATTGTTTTAGATGATGGTATCGTGGTTGAACAAGGTACGCACCAAGAGCTGTTAAGCAGCGGTGGTTGGTACCGAGAACAATTTGACCGTCAACAGTTAGAGGAGGTGTAG
- the chrA gene encoding chromate efflux transporter, whose translation MGNLKEIAKASTKLGLTSFGGPTAHLGYFRDEYVEKRKWLDDKLYADIVALCQFLPGPASSQVGIAIGMIRGGILGGIVSWAGFTLPSVLFLMFAAYFVVGFGFTDSGIIQGLKIVAVAIVAHALLGMQKNLAPDATRIAIAIGAAIVVLLIPTAWGQIGVILVAGVVGYLLFRKDKAPDAVELTLSFGKRAGMIAWFIFFALLAVLPFARTLSENVYLGILDTYYRVGSIVFGGGHVVLPMLEREVEMSNDLFLAGYGLAQAVPGPLFTLAAFLGQVTAGIPGALLAVFAMFLPSFLLVIGTLPFWSIIRTKVGIQSALKGVNAAVVGILLAALYDPVFTSAVKSSFDFIIVLITFTLLTVFKFSPIKVVAVSALLGLLVYGV comes from the coding sequence ATGGGAAATTTAAAAGAGATTGCAAAAGCATCCACTAAATTAGGACTTACTTCATTCGGTGGTCCCACAGCACATTTAGGCTATTTCCGAGATGAATACGTGGAGAAACGAAAATGGTTAGATGACAAATTATATGCTGATATCGTTGCCTTATGTCAGTTCTTACCTGGACCTGCTTCCTCGCAAGTCGGTATAGCAATCGGTATGATTCGAGGTGGAATCTTAGGAGGCATCGTATCGTGGGCAGGATTTACACTGCCATCTGTTCTTTTCTTAATGTTCGCCGCATATTTTGTTGTAGGCTTTGGCTTTACCGATAGTGGTATTATCCAAGGTTTAAAAATTGTAGCTGTGGCAATTGTTGCGCATGCTTTACTGGGTATGCAAAAAAATCTAGCACCTGATGCTACACGCATTGCTATTGCTATAGGTGCCGCCATAGTGGTGTTATTAATTCCGACTGCCTGGGGGCAAATCGGGGTGATTCTCGTAGCAGGAGTTGTCGGCTACTTGTTATTCCGAAAAGATAAAGCCCCAGATGCTGTAGAACTTACGTTATCTTTTGGAAAACGTGCGGGAATGATTGCATGGTTTATCTTTTTTGCCTTACTAGCAGTATTACCGTTTGCTCGAACGTTGTCTGAAAACGTTTATTTAGGAATTCTAGATACTTACTACCGTGTAGGTTCCATTGTATTCGGTGGTGGTCACGTTGTTCTTCCGATGTTAGAGCGTGAAGTAGAAATGTCGAACGACTTGTTCTTAGCAGGGTACGGTCTCGCGCAAGCAGTCCCTGGACCGTTGTTTACGCTTGCTGCATTTTTAGGCCAAGTGACGGCGGGGATCCCGGGAGCCTTGCTAGCCGTTTTTGCGATGTTCTTACCATCGTTTTTATTGGTTATTGGAACGCTACCTTTCTGGTCGATCATTCGAACAAAAGTAGGCATCCAGTCAGCCTTAAAAGGGGTAAACGCAGCAGTAGTCGGGATATTATTAGCAGCACTTTATGATCCTGTTTTCACAAGCGCTGTTAAATCATCTTTTGACTTTATTATTGTGTTAATCACCTTCACATTACTCACAGTTTTTAAATTTTCCCCAATTAAAGTAGTAGCTGTCAGTGCGCTACTTGGACTACTCGTTTACGGAGTTTAA
- a CDS encoding cation diffusion facilitator family transporter: MELYTNLRKGEKGAWLSIAVYIVLSSVKFTVGSIGNSEALQADGLNNFTDIIASVAVLIGLRISQKPPDDQHAYGHLRAETIASLIAAFIMAIIGIQVVIQSLQSFADPVRESPSLITLWVGLGSAVVMYAVYRYNISLATKINSSALRAAAYDNRSDALVSIGASIGIIGAIIGFPILDTVTALIVGIIILYTAYGIFYDAAFMLSDGFNSEEAETLTSLVAHTPGVYQVPDLKGRMHGNQALIDVTVTVDPYLNVIESHWITEEIERKITKAKPHAIVLVHIEPEYDLVDFEDR, encoded by the coding sequence TTGGAACTCTATACAAACTTACGCAAAGGGGAAAAAGGCGCTTGGCTCAGTATCGCTGTTTATATTGTACTAAGTAGTGTGAAATTCACGGTTGGTAGTATTGGGAACTCAGAAGCCTTACAAGCAGATGGGCTTAATAATTTCACCGATATCATTGCAAGTGTTGCCGTGCTTATCGGGCTACGGATTTCGCAAAAACCACCCGATGATCAACATGCTTATGGTCACTTGCGCGCAGAGACCATTGCCTCTCTAATTGCTGCCTTCATTATGGCCATTATTGGTATACAAGTTGTTATTCAATCCTTACAAAGTTTTGCGGACCCTGTCCGTGAAAGTCCCTCCCTCATAACGCTTTGGGTAGGCTTAGGAAGTGCTGTTGTCATGTACGCGGTTTACCGCTATAACATCTCACTTGCCACTAAAATAAACTCTTCGGCTCTTCGTGCAGCGGCTTACGACAATCGCTCAGATGCCCTTGTTTCTATTGGTGCTTCAATAGGGATTATTGGAGCCATAATTGGTTTTCCAATCTTAGATACGGTTACAGCCTTAATAGTAGGCATCATCATTCTTTACACGGCTTATGGAATCTTTTACGATGCAGCATTCATGTTATCGGATGGATTCAATAGTGAAGAAGCAGAGACCTTAACCTCCTTAGTCGCCCATACTCCAGGAGTGTATCAAGTTCCAGATTTGAAAGGGCGTATGCACGGAAATCAAGCGTTAATTGATGTGACGGTTACAGTGGACCCCTACTTAAATGTAATCGAAAGTCATTGGATTACAGAAGAAATTGAACGGAAAATCACTAAAGCTAAGCCTCATGCTATAGTTCTAGTTCACATTGAGCCAGAATATGATTTAGTTGATTTTGAAGATCGATGA
- a CDS encoding response regulator transcription factor, whose translation MIRIVIADDHHVVRRGLLFFLKTQKDFEVVGEAKDGAEAINIATEVKPDVILMDLVMPTKDGIQATREIKKLLPETHILMLTSFSDRDHVIPAIEAGAAGYQLKDIEPDELASVIRQLMKGEKPLSPLAQTELEKDSHEIKPHLTNTLTAREQDVLAELTKGKSNKDIASTLFVTEKTVKTHISNIFSKLDVQDRTQAALYAVKHGLTEPSGKN comes from the coding sequence ATGATACGTATTGTAATTGCTGATGATCATCACGTTGTACGAAGAGGGTTATTGTTTTTTTTGAAAACCCAAAAAGATTTTGAAGTTGTCGGGGAAGCGAAGGATGGAGCAGAGGCCATCAATATTGCTACTGAAGTTAAACCCGATGTAATCTTAATGGATCTAGTGATGCCCACTAAAGATGGCATCCAAGCTACACGAGAAATTAAAAAACTTCTCCCTGAAACGCATATTTTAATGCTTACTAGTTTTTCAGATCGCGATCACGTGATTCCAGCTATTGAGGCAGGAGCAGCGGGATACCAGCTGAAAGATATAGAGCCGGACGAGCTTGCGTCTGTCATTCGGCAATTGATGAAAGGGGAAAAACCATTGAGTCCCCTTGCTCAAACGGAACTTGAAAAAGATAGCCATGAAATTAAACCACATTTAACGAATACACTTACTGCTAGAGAGCAAGATGTTCTTGCAGAGCTGACAAAGGGCAAAAGTAACAAGGATATTGCTTCGACATTATTTGTTACCGAGAAAACTGTGAAAACTCACATTTCTAATATTTTTTCGAAACTGGATGTCCAAGATCGCACACAAGCCGCACTTTACGCTGTCAAACATGGTCTGACAGAACCGAGCGGAAAAAACTAA
- a CDS encoding GAF domain-containing sensor histidine kinase: MSKSLDEHMTLLKEIAEFLNEETEMETMLQGALKKLLTRSVFASGWIFFIDAKGKHQLIAAENLPPALMETDCRSMKRGGCWCVSRYHNGELQKASNIIECQRIEQASRLSEQPSAGITHHATVPLQSGKEKFGLLNVATPHTIEYDQSELALLESIAFQIGSAIKRIHLTKQEQEIALVQERNRLARDLHDSVNQLLFSVTLTSRGAMEMTTDEDLKQAFSDIHQLTQEALTEMRALIWQLRPKGLETGLLEGIKGYAEMLGITLMSQVSGVIQLPSRVEETIFRIAQEGLNNIRKHAGTLEAELFLTINSTDILFILKDEGRGFVAGKIPESMASVGMHSMQERARSVEGSIEWISAPSKGTEVFVRIPY, from the coding sequence ATGAGTAAATCACTTGATGAACATATGACATTATTAAAAGAGATAGCTGAATTTTTAAATGAAGAAACTGAGATGGAGACAATGCTCCAAGGAGCACTAAAAAAACTACTCACTCGAAGTGTATTTGCTTCAGGTTGGATTTTTTTCATTGACGCTAAAGGTAAGCATCAATTAATTGCTGCTGAAAACTTACCACCGGCACTCATGGAGACGGATTGTCGCTCTATGAAACGTGGAGGCTGCTGGTGTGTGTCACGTTACCATAATGGAGAATTACAAAAAGCTTCCAATATAATTGAATGTCAACGGATTGAACAAGCTAGTCGGTTAAGTGAGCAACCTTCTGCAGGCATTACGCACCATGCAACAGTGCCGCTACAATCAGGTAAAGAAAAATTCGGACTTTTGAATGTGGCGACTCCTCATACAATCGAATATGATCAAAGTGAACTAGCTCTATTAGAGTCAATCGCTTTTCAAATTGGATCTGCCATAAAACGTATTCATCTTACAAAACAAGAACAAGAAATTGCTCTTGTTCAAGAACGAAATCGACTTGCTCGAGATTTGCATGACTCCGTGAACCAATTATTATTTTCGGTTACGCTGACTTCTCGAGGTGCGATGGAAATGACAACTGACGAAGATTTAAAACAGGCGTTTTCTGATATTCATCAATTAACTCAAGAAGCACTTACAGAAATGCGAGCGCTGATTTGGCAGCTTCGGCCAAAGGGACTAGAGACGGGATTGTTAGAAGGAATCAAAGGATACGCGGAAATGCTAGGAATCACCTTAATGTCTCAAGTGAGCGGGGTCATTCAGTTACCGTCACGAGTCGAAGAAACGATTTTTAGAATTGCGCAAGAAGGTCTAAATAATATTCGAAAGCATGCGGGTACACTTGAAGCAGAGCTTTTTTTGACGATTAACTCAACAGACATTCTATTTATCTTAAAAGATGAAGGAAGAGGTTTTGTTGCTGGCAAGATTCCAGAGAGCATGGCTTCTGTAGGGATGCATAGCATGCAAGAACGTGCGCGTTCTGTCGAAGGGTCTATCGAGTGGATCAGCGCACCATCTAAAGGCACGGAAGTTTTTGTACGCATTCCCTATTAG